The proteins below are encoded in one region of Microbacterium pygmaeum:
- a CDS encoding pyridoxamine 5'-phosphate oxidase family protein, producing MAWLYLTGSGVETIAHLTENGRVCLMFCSFDARPRIVRLHGSGRVLMQGDELFERVAAEHPGHLGARAVIVVDVDRVADACGWGVPVMEFVADRDIMRPWAQEKGADGLDRYRAQKNSASIDWLPALATAGPRHP from the coding sequence GTGGCGTGGCTCTATCTCACCGGCAGCGGCGTGGAGACCATCGCGCACCTCACCGAGAACGGTCGGGTGTGCCTGATGTTCTGCTCGTTCGATGCGCGGCCGCGCATCGTGCGGCTGCACGGCTCGGGCCGGGTGCTCATGCAGGGCGACGAGCTGTTCGAGCGCGTCGCCGCCGAGCATCCGGGCCACCTCGGCGCCAGAGCGGTGATCGTGGTGGATGTGGACCGCGTCGCCGACGCCTGCGGCTGGGGCGTCCCTGTGATGGAGTTCGTCGCCGACCGCGACATCATGCGGCCGTGGGCGCAGGAGAAGGGTGCGGACGGGCTCGATCGATACCGGGCGCAGAAGAACTCGGCATCGATCGACTGGCTGCCAGCTCTGGCGACGGCCGGGCCGCGGCATCCGTAA
- a CDS encoding proline--tRNA ligase, with amino-acid sequence MVTRLSTFFLRTLREDPADAEVASHRWLVRAGYIRRQAPGIFAWLPLGLRVKAKIEAIIREEMAGAGAYEVHFPALVPRDPYEQSGRWETYGNGIFRLKDRKDADYLLAPTHEELFTLLVKDLYSSYKDLPLAIYQIQDKYRDEARPRAGLLRGREFTMKDAYSFDSTDEGLDASYQAQRDAYERIFTRLGLEYVIVAADNGLMGGARSEEFLHPTPIGEDTFVRSSGGFAANVEAFTTVVPDAIPFDGLPAPVVFDSPNTPTIATLVDHANASLDAPADGEWTAAHTLKNVVLALTHVDGTRELVIVGIPGDRDIDDKRAEVAFAPAAVEAATAEDFERNPLLVKGYIGPWSETGAILGEESATGIRFLLDPRVVDGTSWITGANIDQKHVHSLVAGRDFSTDGYVEVANVRAGDPAPDGSGPVELARGMEIGHVFQLGRFFAETLGLKVLDENGKLVTVTMGSYGIGVTRILAIIAELNNDAKGLMWPPSVAPFDVHVVAAGKDATVFEVAEKLAADLEAAGVDVLYDDRPKVSPGVKFGDAEIIGVPKIVIVGRGAVDGQVELWDRRTGDRETVPIADALAQLTAR; translated from the coding sequence GTGGTCACACGTCTCTCTACGTTCTTCCTCCGCACCCTTCGCGAAGACCCGGCTGATGCCGAGGTCGCGTCGCATCGGTGGCTCGTCCGCGCCGGTTACATCCGCCGCCAGGCACCGGGGATCTTCGCGTGGCTGCCGCTGGGTCTGCGGGTGAAGGCGAAGATCGAGGCGATCATCCGCGAAGAGATGGCAGGCGCCGGGGCGTACGAGGTGCACTTCCCCGCGCTGGTGCCCCGCGACCCGTATGAGCAATCCGGCCGCTGGGAGACCTATGGCAACGGCATCTTCCGCCTGAAGGACCGGAAGGACGCCGACTACCTGCTCGCGCCGACGCACGAGGAGCTCTTCACGCTCCTCGTGAAGGATCTCTACTCGTCGTACAAAGATCTGCCGCTGGCGATCTATCAGATCCAGGACAAGTACCGCGACGAAGCCCGCCCGCGAGCGGGGCTGCTGCGCGGCCGCGAGTTCACGATGAAGGACGCGTACTCGTTCGACTCCACGGATGAGGGGCTGGATGCCTCATATCAGGCGCAGCGCGACGCGTACGAGCGCATCTTCACGCGGCTCGGTCTCGAATACGTCATCGTCGCCGCCGACAACGGTCTCATGGGCGGGGCGCGCAGCGAGGAGTTCCTGCACCCGACGCCGATCGGCGAAGACACCTTCGTGCGCTCATCCGGCGGCTTCGCCGCGAACGTCGAGGCCTTCACGACCGTCGTGCCCGACGCGATCCCGTTCGATGGACTCCCTGCACCCGTGGTCTTCGACTCACCGAACACGCCGACGATCGCCACACTCGTCGATCACGCGAACGCTTCGCTCGATGCTCCCGCCGACGGCGAGTGGACTGCTGCGCACACGCTGAAGAACGTCGTGCTCGCGCTCACCCACGTCGACGGCACGCGTGAGCTGGTCATCGTCGGCATCCCCGGTGACCGCGACATCGACGACAAGCGCGCCGAGGTCGCCTTTGCGCCCGCTGCCGTGGAGGCGGCGACCGCCGAGGACTTCGAGCGCAACCCACTGCTGGTCAAGGGCTACATCGGCCCCTGGTCGGAGACCGGCGCGATCCTCGGGGAGGAGTCGGCCACCGGCATCCGCTTCCTGCTGGATCCTCGCGTCGTCGACGGCACGTCGTGGATCACCGGCGCGAACATCGATCAGAAGCACGTGCACTCGCTCGTCGCCGGTCGTGACTTCTCGACCGACGGCTACGTCGAGGTCGCAAACGTGCGCGCAGGCGACCCCGCTCCGGACGGCTCGGGGCCTGTCGAGCTCGCCCGCGGCATGGAGATCGGGCACGTCTTCCAGCTCGGGCGCTTCTTCGCCGAGACGCTGGGACTGAAGGTCCTCGACGAGAACGGCAAGCTCGTCACCGTGACGATGGGCTCGTACGGCATCGGCGTGACCCGGATCCTGGCGATCATCGCGGAGCTGAACAACGACGCGAAGGGTCTCATGTGGCCCCCCTCCGTCGCGCCGTTCGACGTGCACGTGGTGGCTGCCGGTAAGGACGCCACCGTGTTCGAGGTCGCCGAGAAGCTGGCGGCTGATCTCGAGGCGGCCGGTGTCGACGTGCTCTACGACGATCGGCCCAAGGTCTCGCCGGGCGTCAAGTTCGGCGATGCGGAGATCATCGGAGTCCCGAAGATCGTCATCGTGGGCCGCGGTGCTGTGGACGGACAGGTAGAGCTGTGGGACCGCCGTACCGGCGACCGGGAGACGGTTCCGATCGCCGACGCGCTCGCGCAGTTGACCGCGCGCTGA